A section of the Montipora foliosa isolate CH-2021 unplaced genomic scaffold, ASM3666993v2 scaffold_427, whole genome shotgun sequence genome encodes:
- the LOC137988794 gene encoding TNF receptor-associated factor 6-like, translated as MMMDRQVFCRYKTTTGCTWKGRLGELETHLSECEFVLRDCPNDCGMNIAKREISIHATEHCIERITACRFCAIKVKWKYLQVHYDEECAQYPTKCVNCGQSNIPRCKVDEHFEHECPAIQIKCPFNVVGCEFAGLRVDVNEHVHTVMIAHLSDMIKAFRTSEQARNNEMSDIKRNISDLWGSVRASDTSPHVCKYFYMWELYDVGRLRREAIRGLTPVLHSPSFYTALENGYKFCLRINLNGVDSGKGKHVALFVHAMSGSFDHRLQWPFKGNVSLTLLDQSSQLSAPQHITETFRVRDEDLLAFRRPTVERNHKGYGFVDFVPITVLSDARYVKDDRMLIRAEFEYIRQKT; from the coding sequence ATGATGATGGATCGCCAAGTCTTCTGTCGCTACAAGACAACGACAGGCTGTACGTGGAAAGGTCGCCTCGGTGAACTAGAAACTCATCTGTCGGAGTGTGAATTTGTTCTTAGAGATTGTCCGAATGATTGTGGAATGAACATAGCAAAAAGAGAGATCTCAATCCACGCAACAGAACATTGCATCGAAAGGATAACAGCTTGCAGATTTTGCGCGATAAAAGTAAAGTGGAAGTATTTGCAAGTCCACTACGACGAGGAATGTGCACAATATCCCACTAAATGTGTGAATTGCGGTCAAAGTAATATACCGAGATGTAAAGTGGACGAACATTTTGAACATGAATGTCCTGCTATTCAAATCAAGTGTCCGTTTAATGTGGTTGGCTGTGAGTTTGCTGGCCTTAGGGTAGACGTTAATGAACATGTTCACACTGTGATGATTGCTCACTTGTCTGACATGATCAAAGCTTTTCGAACGTCGGAACAGGCCCGAAATAATGAAATGTCCGACATAAAACGGAACATATCGGACCTTTGGGGCAGTGTCCGAGCTTCGGACACTAGTCCGcacgtttgtaaatatttttacatGTGGGAACTTTACGATGTGGGCCGGCTTCGACGAGAAGCGATAAGGGGTTTAACTCCGGTTTTACATTCTCCTAGCTTTTATACGGCTCTTGAAAATGGTTACAAATTTTGCCTGAGGATTAATTTGAATGGAGTAGACTCGGGAAAGGGGAAACATGTTGCTTTATTCGTTCACGCAATGTCAGGAAGTTTCGATCACAGACTACAATGGCCATTCAAGGGAAACGTCAGCCTAACCCTTCTAGATCAATCGTCACAGTTAAGTGCTCCCCAACACATCACCGAGACGTTCCGAGTCCGCGATGAAGATCTTCTAGCATTCCGCAGACCGACCGTCGAAAGAAACCATAAAGGCTACGGATTCGTTGACTTTGTGCCAATAACAGTTTTATCTGATGCAAGATATGTTAAAGACGATAGAATGTTGATTCGAGCCGAATTTGAATACATTAGACAGAAGACATAA
- the LOC137988797 gene encoding cysteine/serine-rich nuclear protein 1-like, with protein MGKRKRGIDNDSSRGNDCERVKIKRVSFGEATIYHFPRKQGFVAVPLTGGSTLGMARKHTCIETVQLDPGKANGSKSNRKPLALISQSARESILKAAGVRRIVKREERDCNEIRQSRVTCGCDCGDICSPETCECTLNGIDCQVDFDRFPCFCQTNDCHNDNGRKEYDVSAIKKHYSETFVKVCGNMQDRENAM; from the coding sequence atgggaaaacgAAAGCGTGGCATCGATAATGACTCTTCTCGTGGAAATGattgtgagcgagtgaaaatcaAAAGAGTGAGTTTCGGAGAAGCTACCATTTATCATTTCCCTCGAAAACAAGGTTTCGTTGCAGTTCCTTTGACGGGAGGATCAACGCTAGGAATGGCGAGAAAACACACTTGCATCGAGACGGTACAACTTGACCCGGGGAAGGCGAATGGGTCAAAAAGCAATCGGAAGCCGTTGGCGCTGATTTCGCAAAGTGCGAGAGAAAGTATTTTAAAAGCGGCCGGGGTTCGGCGAATCGTAAAACGAGAGGAACGCGATTGCAATGAAATCAGACAAAGTCGCGTAACGTGCGGCTGTGATTGCGGCGACATTTGCTCGCCAGAAACGTGTGAGTGCACTTTGAATGGAATCGATTGTCAAGTCGACTTTGACCGATTTCCATGTTTTTGTCAAACCAATGACTGTCACAATGACAATGGACGAAAAGAATATGATGTAAGCGCCATAAAAAAACATTACTCTGAGACATTTGTGAAAGTGTGTGGAAATATGCAAGACCGCGAGAACGCGATGTAA